CGCCGAGGACGCCGACCCTGCTGAAGGCGATGCCCCGCAACTCCCCGATGTCTTCTCCCGGTTCCTGACGTAAGGAGGCAGCTTATGCTCCGCATCACCACCAGAGACGGCGAGGCGTTCGAGGGCGAGACGGCCCTCGACATCGTCCGCGCCATGAAGGGCGCCTCGATGTTCAGCGATGTCAAAGACGTGCTCCACTATGTCGCCGTCGTCCAGAAGCGGCTCAAGGAGGTCGAGGGGGTCGAGCTTGCGCTGACCGGCGAGAAGCTCGACGACCGTTGCGAGTCGTTCATCCGCGAGCTGGACCGCGTCGGCCTGGCGAAGCTCCAGCAGCTTTCGGGTGCCGACCTCGGCGAGGTGGAGCACATGGTCCGCGAGACCGCGAGGCTGCTCAACGCCGGCGACTTGCCCGGCGCGTGGAAGTTCCTGCGCCCCAAGCTGCGCCTCACTCCGGACGAACTCGCGGAACTGGATCACCGCCTGGGACTCGACGCGAAGAAGGAGGATTGAGATGGCAAAGGTGAAGGTGCCCAAAGCCGTGCTCGATGGCCTCGAGGCCGTGCGCCGCTCCGGTTTGACCAACATGCTCGACCGCCCCGTCGTCGCCCAGCTCGCAGAGGAGTTCGGCTTCGAGGAAGCGGCCCGCTGGATCAGAACCCGTCACAAGCTGTACGCCATCGGCGTCTTCCACGGCTTCGCGGCTGAGGAGGAGAAGTAGCATGTGCGGACTCACAGGCGTCATCCTCGGCCGCAAGCGCCGGAAACGCGACGAGCTGGTCACCATCCGGACTCTGTTCACCGGCCTGCTCCTGCTGAACCAGAAGCGAGGGCACCATGCGACGGGCATCGCCGTCCTCCGCAAGGACGGGTCCGCCGCCGTGTTCAAGCGCCCCGTGGCCGCGTGCAGCCTGATCCAGGCAGAGAACTACTGGCACACGCTTCGGCCCGACAACGCGGTGACTGTGATCCTCGGGCACACGCGCTACAAGACGCAAGGCAGCGAGAGGAACAACGCGAACAATCATCCGCTCGTGATAGGGCCGAGCGCAGGGCCCGCAGGGGGCGCAAGGGGCGTCGTGTACGGAACCCACAACGGCACGGTGATCAACGCCGACGAACTCTTCCGCAGGTTCCGCCTGCCCCGGTCTGCCGAAGTGGACTCCGAGGTCCTATTCCGCATGGTGCGCCGAGCCAAGAACGACGCCGAGTTCAAGTCCATGCTCGCGCTGTGCGCGGGGTCGACCTCAGCGGCGTGGGTCTGCCAAGGCAAGCCGGGACGGCTCCGCCTCCTCAAAGGCGACATGCCGCTCGACGCCGCCTACGCCCCGCG
This DNA window, taken from Planctomycetota bacterium, encodes the following:
- a CDS encoding DUF5049 domain-containing protein, with the protein product MAKVKVPKAVLDGLEAVRRSGLTNMLDRPVVAQLAEEFGFEEAARWIRTRHKLYAIGVFHGFAAEEEK
- a CDS encoding glucosamine 6-phosphate synthetase encodes the protein MCGLTGVILGRKRRKRDELVTIRTLFTGLLLLNQKRGHHATGIAVLRKDGSAAVFKRPVAACSLIQAENYWHTLRPDNAVTVILGHTRYKTQGSERNNANNHPLVIGPSAGPAGGARGVVYGTHNGTVINADELFRRFRLPRSAEVDSEVLFRMVRRAKNDAEFKSMLALCAGSTSAAWVCQGKPGRLRLLKGDMPLDAAYAPRLRAVFYSSEAWMLRSVLNREPHRLLDLDPFTLSTFDASSLLDFTQQDVFFLSPAAMLAQAP